A stretch of Rhododendron vialii isolate Sample 1 chromosome 4a, ASM3025357v1 DNA encodes these proteins:
- the LOC131323530 gene encoding FHA domain-containing protein At4g14490-like produces MAEEGSTLKLIMEKGPREGETLEFPPGSTFQIGRGRGRVLRNGKLPINDDGISTSHLSIESTESGEWLVTDIGSSNGTVLNGSDLTPKTPSHLGNGDVIKIGEYTSIKVTIEAADHGGVRASQLRRNPRRGGGSKANLASIGEDREVGLGFGGELGKPVENPRRRGRPMKEKVVESDPRESLCNVYDVGEYDNMGPSGTKQGRQLSTRITRSSKKKENSNLEVKISDQVADKKTRGGRSRKKVLQDEPLESVKNEILDEKEENEREKVGKDSKNKENSSVGGNGCQEVEISGKIVGKMAEEEGTRRKRNLQGEPLESVENEVLDEKGDEECERVEESLLDEQSEAARGEVGEAGGLDLEKMTLDEWFDYLEVYLPKHIRDETEEMILQMNQMAQRVQQFILEQKSAKEKGKLPLS; encoded by the coding sequence ATGGCGGAAGAAGGCTCAACCTTGAAGCTAATCATGGAGAAAGGGCCGCGAGAGGGCGAAACCCTAGAATTCCCACCCGGATCCACGTTCCAAATCGGCCGGGGCCGAGGCCGAGTACTCCGCAACGGCAAACTCCCCATCAACGACGATGGAATCTCCACCAGCCACCTCTCCATTGAGTCCACCGAATCCGGAGAATGGCTCGTCACCGACATCGGCTCCTCAAACGGCACCGTATTAAACGGCTCCGACCTCACGCCCAAGACCCCCTCGCATCTCGGAAACGGTGACGTTATCAAAATCGGCGAGTACACGTCCATCAAGGTGACGATCGAGGCGGCGGACCACGGAGGCGTCCGTGCTAGTCAGTTGCGGCGGAACCCTAGGCGCGGTGGTGGTTCAAAGGCGAATTTGGCTTCGATTGGTGAAGATAGAGaggtagggttagggtttgggggaGAATTAGGAAAGCCTGTGGAGAATCCGAGGCGGCGAGGTCGGCCGATGAAAGAGAAGGTTGTAGAGAGTGATCCTCGAGAGAGCTTGTGTAATGTCTACGATGTCGGAGAATATGACAATATGGGTCCTAGTGGAACAAAACAGGGGCGGCAATTGAGTACTAGGATCACTCGCAGTtcgaagaagaaagagaattcCAATCTGGAAGTTAAGATATCGGATCAAGTTGCTGATAAAAAGACCCGAGGGGGGAGGAGTCGAAAGAAGGTTTTACAGGATGAGCCATTGGAGAGTGTGAAAAATGAGATCTTAGATGAGAAAGAAGAGAACGAGCGGGAAAAAGTTGGAAAGGATTCAAAGAACAAAGAGAATTCCAGTGTAGGTGGAAATGGGTGTCAAGAAGTTGAGATTTCCGGTAAAATTGTCGGTAAAATGGCCGAAGAAGAGGGTACGAGGAGAAAGAGGAATTTACAGGGTGAGCCATTGGAGAGTGTAGAAAATGAGGTTCTAGACGAGAAGGGAGATGAGGAGTGTGAAAGAGTTGAAGAGAGTTTACTGGATGAGCAGTCGGAAGCTGCTCGAGGTGAAGTAGGAGAAGCTGGTGGGCTGGACTTAGAGAAGATGACATTGGATGAGTGGTTTGATTATTTAGAGGTGTATTTGCCAAAACACATACGTGATGAGACTGAAGAGATGATTTTGCAGATGAATCAGATGGCACAGCGAGTTCAGCAGTTTATTTTGGAGCAGAAAAgtgcaaaagaaaagggtaaacTACCTTTAAGCTAG